The following are encoded together in the Pedobacter sp. D749 genome:
- a CDS encoding ATP-binding cassette domain-containing protein — protein MSISVKNLSKHYDKQKAVDSISFEAKPGRILGFLGPNGAGKSTTMRMLTGYLSPTSGEAEISGKSILTEALEAKKHIGYLPENTPLYTDMYVKEFLNFVGQTYKLTNLSARIDEVIKLVGLTPEQHKKIGMLSKGYRQRVGLAQAIIHNPAVLILDEPTSGLDPNQLVDIRQLIKTLGKAKTVVISTHIMQEVEAICDDIIIINKGKIVASDSLEGLKKAHQQQSLEDIFRKLTA, from the coding sequence ATGAGTATTTCAGTTAAAAATCTTTCTAAACATTACGATAAGCAAAAAGCGGTTGATTCCATCAGTTTTGAGGCTAAACCAGGTCGTATTTTGGGCTTTCTGGGGCCAAATGGAGCTGGTAAATCTACCACCATGCGTATGCTTACCGGTTATTTATCGCCTACATCTGGTGAGGCTGAAATTTCTGGTAAAAGCATTCTTACTGAAGCCCTTGAAGCTAAAAAGCATATTGGCTACCTTCCTGAAAATACGCCACTTTATACTGATATGTATGTAAAGGAATTTTTAAACTTTGTTGGTCAAACGTATAAACTTACCAATTTATCTGCAAGGATTGACGAAGTCATCAAATTGGTAGGCTTAACACCAGAACAGCATAAAAAAATTGGGATGTTATCGAAAGGATATCGCCAAAGGGTTGGTCTGGCCCAGGCGATCATTCACAATCCGGCAGTTTTAATTTTAGATGAGCCTACTTCTGGTTTAGACCCAAACCAACTGGTCGACATCAGGCAACTGATTAAAACCTTGGGCAAAGCTAAAACGGTGGTCATTTCTACCCACATTATGCAAGAAGTTGAAGCCATTTGTGATGACATCATCATTATTAACAAAGGTAAAATTGTAGCAAGCGATTCACTCGAGGGGCTTAAAAAAGCGCATCAACAACAATCGTTAGAAGATATTTTTAGAAAACTTACTGCTTAA
- a CDS encoding glycine--tRNA ligase, with the protein MAQKNNDEQFKNVISHAKEYGFVFQSSEIYDGLSAVYDYGQLGAELKNNIKTYWWKAMVQMHENIVGIDSAIFMHPKVWKASGHVDGFNDPMIDNKDSKKRYRADQLLENKIDELYSELANFSAENKAGFEEFQQEILGLSDEGQAAWIPSFKDEATILDNAKYPFVDEASWRFVKKGLALEVEMNLALKSENLAQLKDLIVDYKVICPISKTSNWTDVRQFNLMFSTQFGAMAEGSDEVYLRPETAQGIFVNFLNVQKSGRMKIPFGIAQIGKAFRNEVIARQFIMRMREFEQMEMQFFVRPGEDTKWFEYWKEARLKWHKALGTDPEKYRYHDHVKLAHYANAATDIEFEFPFGFKEVEGIHSRTDFDLKQHQEFSGKKMQYFDNDLNEEGKPYGNYIPYVIETSIGLDRMFLLTMINAFEEQDLSTEDKQDSRTLLRLHPALAPYKVAIFPLTKKDGLPEKAREIMDELKFDFNCIYEEKDAIGKRYRRQDAVGTPFCITVDHQSLEDNTVTIRHRDSMEQERVAIADLAGIIGKATSWKTLLA; encoded by the coding sequence ATGGCTCAAAAGAATAACGACGAACAATTTAAAAATGTAATATCACACGCTAAAGAATACGGTTTTGTATTCCAGAGCAGCGAAATATATGATGGCTTAAGTGCTGTTTACGATTATGGCCAGTTGGGTGCCGAATTAAAAAACAACATTAAAACCTACTGGTGGAAAGCCATGGTGCAGATGCACGAAAACATTGTGGGGATCGACTCTGCAATTTTTATGCACCCTAAGGTTTGGAAAGCCAGCGGACACGTTGATGGTTTTAACGACCCGATGATTGACAACAAGGATTCAAAAAAGCGTTATCGTGCCGATCAGTTATTAGAGAATAAAATTGACGAATTATATTCGGAATTAGCCAATTTCAGTGCAGAAAACAAAGCCGGATTTGAGGAGTTTCAACAAGAGATATTGGGTTTAAGTGATGAAGGGCAAGCCGCCTGGATTCCAAGTTTTAAAGATGAGGCGACTATTTTAGACAATGCAAAATATCCATTTGTTGATGAGGCAAGCTGGAGATTTGTAAAAAAAGGTTTAGCGCTTGAAGTAGAAATGAACCTTGCACTTAAATCTGAAAACTTAGCACAGCTAAAAGATTTAATTGTTGATTATAAGGTAATCTGCCCGATTTCTAAAACTTCAAACTGGACAGATGTACGTCAGTTTAACCTGATGTTCAGCACACAGTTTGGAGCCATGGCTGAAGGTAGCGATGAAGTTTATCTTCGTCCGGAGACCGCTCAGGGTATTTTTGTTAACTTTCTGAACGTTCAAAAGTCAGGAAGGATGAAAATTCCTTTCGGTATTGCGCAGATTGGTAAAGCTTTCAGAAATGAGGTAATTGCCCGTCAGTTTATTATGCGTATGCGTGAGTTTGAGCAAATGGAAATGCAGTTTTTTGTTCGCCCTGGTGAAGACACAAAATGGTTCGAATATTGGAAAGAAGCACGTTTAAAATGGCATAAAGCTTTAGGTACCGATCCTGAAAAATACCGTTACCATGACCATGTGAAACTGGCGCACTATGCTAATGCAGCAACGGATATTGAATTCGAATTCCCTTTCGGATTTAAAGAGGTTGAAGGAATCCACAGCCGTACCGATTTCGATTTAAAGCAACACCAAGAGTTTTCTGGTAAGAAAATGCAGTATTTTGATAACGATTTGAATGAAGAAGGTAAACCTTATGGCAATTACATTCCTTATGTAATCGAAACCTCGATCGGTTTAGACCGCATGTTCCTGTTAACCATGATTAATGCTTTTGAAGAGCAGGATTTAAGCACAGAAGATAAACAGGATAGCCGTACTTTATTGCGTTTACACCCTGCCTTGGCACCATACAAAGTAGCCATTTTCCCATTGACCAAAAAAGATGGTCTGCCGGAGAAAGCTCGCGAAATTATGGATGAACTGAAATTCGATTTCAACTGTATTTACGAAGAGAAAGATGCGATTGGTAAACGTTACCGCCGTCAGGATGCTGTTGGTACGCCTTTCTGTATCACGGTTGACCACCAAAGTTTAGAGGATAATACCGTTACGATCCGCCACCGCGATAGCATGGAACAAGAGCGTGTAGCCATTGCCGATTTAGCTGGCATCATAGGTAAGGCTACCAGTTGGAAGACATTGTTGGCATAA
- a CDS encoding IS3 family transposase, which translates to MKKGGRHLFQGRREIFGFIKDYRKIFSVERMCRVFGINNSSFYYWLKNPQGKRLTDDNYLMIEISKIYAESKGCYGSPRITAELCSRGIFISRPRVARLMRRLGIKSTIRKKWVQTTDSQHTYSLAENFLNRDFYAANIREKWVSDLTYIQTGEGWLYLTTVIDLADRKVVGWSLSENMEAENTTIKALEMAIKNRPITQQLIFHSDRGIQYACSEFRKKLECLGIKQSMSRKGNCWDNAVAESFFKTIKTEMIYQQIYKTRAKASLAIFEYIEVWYNRKRRHSYLGYLSPLEFANSSINPKIAA; encoded by the coding sequence ATTAAAAAAGGCGGTAGGCATCTTTTCCAAGGGAGACGGGAGATATTCGGATTTATAAAAGATTACCGAAAGATATTTTCTGTTGAAAGGATGTGTAGGGTATTTGGAATAAACAACAGTAGTTTTTATTACTGGTTAAAAAACCCCCAGGGTAAGCGGCTTACCGATGATAATTATCTTATGATAGAGATAAGCAAGATTTACGCAGAGAGTAAAGGGTGTTACGGGAGTCCGCGTATTACTGCCGAATTATGTTCCAGAGGGATCTTTATCTCTCGGCCCAGAGTTGCCAGGCTGATGCGCAGATTGGGTATAAAGAGTACCATCCGTAAGAAATGGGTACAGACAACAGATTCACAGCACACTTACTCCTTAGCAGAAAATTTCCTTAATAGAGATTTTTATGCCGCCAATATTAGAGAGAAATGGGTTTCAGACCTCACTTATATACAAACTGGGGAAGGTTGGCTATATCTGACAACAGTTATAGATCTGGCGGATAGAAAAGTTGTAGGCTGGTCATTAAGTGAAAATATGGAAGCTGAGAACACCACGATAAAGGCATTAGAAATGGCTATAAAGAATAGACCTATTACCCAACAGTTAATTTTTCACTCAGACAGAGGTATACAATATGCATGTTCCGAGTTCAGAAAAAAATTAGAATGCTTAGGGATAAAGCAAAGCATGAGCAGAAAAGGAAACTGTTGGGATAACGCAGTTGCAGAGAGTTTCTTTAAAACTATAAAAACAGAAATGATATACCAGCAGATATATAAAACAAGAGCGAAGGCTAGTTTAGCCATTTTTGAATATATAGAGGTCTGGTATAATAGAAAAAGAAGACATTCATACTTAGGGTACTTATCGCCATTAGAGTTTGCAAACAGCTCAATAAATCCTAAAATCGCAGCTTAA
- a CDS encoding glycerophosphodiester phosphodiesterase family protein — protein sequence MKFHHLLFLVIVAVFTSCKPEEKKHHYIKFNTPAELYQFLKWSPENRFPLISAHRGGPMPGFPENCIETFDNATTYNPVIIEFDIAYSKDSVMVIMHDDQLDRTSTGKGLIGNYTYEELKAFNLKDEEGKETKFKIPTLDSVLSWSKGKVLLTIDLKKGVSYAKVIEKVRQYKVESNSIIITYTADQAKEVHQLAPDLMISASVQKKAELKRLNNIGIPNSRIVAFVGVSAPDKELYEYLHNKGITTILGTMGNIDKSAIASPVKNVYYHLVNNGADILSGDNLQQVSDELDKFRYNKKISSPHIN from the coding sequence ATGAAATTCCATCATTTGCTATTTTTGGTTATTGTGGCAGTTTTTACCTCATGCAAACCAGAAGAAAAAAAACATCACTATATTAAATTTAATACACCAGCGGAGTTATATCAATTCTTAAAATGGTCGCCAGAAAACCGTTTTCCATTAATCAGTGCGCACCGTGGTGGTCCAATGCCTGGTTTTCCTGAAAACTGTATCGAAACATTTGATAATGCCACTACTTATAATCCGGTAATAATCGAATTTGATATTGCTTACAGTAAAGATTCCGTAATGGTGATTATGCACGATGATCAGCTCGATCGCACTTCTACAGGGAAAGGTCTAATTGGCAATTATACCTACGAGGAATTGAAAGCCTTTAACCTGAAAGATGAGGAAGGCAAGGAAACAAAGTTTAAAATTCCTACTTTGGATAGCGTGCTGAGCTGGAGCAAGGGAAAAGTTTTGTTAACCATCGATTTGAAAAAAGGCGTTTCTTATGCAAAAGTGATTGAAAAAGTAAGGCAATATAAAGTAGAAAGTAATTCAATTATCATCACTTATACTGCCGATCAGGCAAAAGAAGTGCACCAGCTGGCGCCTGATTTAATGATTTCTGCATCTGTTCAAAAGAAAGCCGAATTGAAACGCTTAAATAATATAGGTATTCCCAATAGTCGGATTGTAGCTTTTGTAGGTGTTTCTGCTCCAGATAAAGAATTATATGAATACTTACATAATAAAGGTATTACCACTATTTTAGGCACAATGGGCAATATTGATAAAAGTGCCATTGCCAGTCCGGTAAAAAATGTTTATTATCATTTGGTGAACAACGGTGCAGATATTTTATCGGGTGATAATTTACAACAGGTATCAGATGAGTTGGATAAATTTAGGTATAATAAAAAAATAAGTTCACCGCACATTAATTAA
- a CDS encoding transposase translates to MSRRIFDEPFKRMALDLAHARGSIKDVAIELGISSNLLSKWKEREGIAKADTTSLSEEQQLIRKLQKELKEAQLERDILKKAVGIFSKGDGRYSDL, encoded by the coding sequence ATGAGCAGACGAATATTTGATGAGCCTTTTAAAAGAATGGCTTTGGATCTGGCCCATGCGCGGGGTTCGATAAAGGATGTTGCAATAGAATTGGGTATAAGTTCGAACCTTTTAAGTAAATGGAAAGAGCGCGAAGGAATTGCAAAAGCTGATACTACAAGCCTTAGCGAGGAGCAGCAATTGATTCGGAAACTTCAAAAGGAGCTTAAAGAAGCCCAGCTAGAACGTGATATATTAAAAAAGGCGGTAGGCATCTTTTCCAAGGGAGACGGGAGATATTCGGATTTATAA